From Halorubrum salinarum, the proteins below share one genomic window:
- a CDS encoding 3-dehydroquinate synthase II → MTRTVWVKADGAVGDWEARKRRVTAAIEAGADWVLVDEGDVGRVRELGDVNVAAFRSDADVIDDAESDAEADAYFVGKGGEGDGTIDMPDDLSGSADLTTLRRRDDRAQGAYVRVLGTEYEAFAEAAADDAEFTVVVGEDWSIIPLENLIARVGEETHLVAGATTAAEARTAFETLEIGADGVLLDSDSPDEIRGAIEARDAADRETLDLRHAEVTEVEQTGMADRVCIDTGSLMDDSEGMLVGSMSRGLFFVHAETAESPYVESRPFRVNAGAVHAYVRNPEGGTNYLAELSSGDEVQVVDTDGHTREAVVGRVKIEKRPMFRIQAEVETDDGTDRIETLIQNAETVKIATSEGRKAVTEVEPGDEALVFYEDVARHFGEAVEESIIEK, encoded by the coding sequence ATGACACGCACGGTCTGGGTCAAAGCCGACGGCGCGGTCGGCGACTGGGAGGCGCGCAAGCGACGGGTCACGGCCGCCATCGAGGCCGGGGCGGACTGGGTCCTCGTCGACGAGGGCGACGTGGGGCGCGTCCGGGAGCTCGGCGACGTGAACGTGGCGGCGTTCCGGTCGGACGCCGACGTGATCGACGACGCCGAGAGCGACGCGGAGGCGGACGCGTACTTCGTCGGGAAGGGCGGCGAGGGCGACGGGACGATCGACATGCCCGACGACCTCTCCGGGTCGGCCGACCTGACCACGCTCCGCCGCCGCGACGACCGCGCGCAGGGCGCGTACGTCCGCGTCCTCGGCACGGAGTACGAGGCGTTCGCCGAGGCCGCGGCCGACGACGCCGAGTTCACCGTGGTCGTCGGCGAGGACTGGTCGATCATCCCCCTGGAGAACCTCATCGCCCGCGTCGGCGAGGAGACCCACCTCGTCGCGGGCGCGACGACCGCCGCGGAGGCCCGGACCGCCTTCGAGACGCTGGAGATCGGCGCCGACGGCGTCCTCCTGGATTCCGACTCCCCCGACGAGATCCGCGGCGCGATCGAGGCCCGCGACGCGGCCGACCGCGAGACGCTCGACCTCCGGCACGCCGAGGTGACCGAGGTCGAGCAGACCGGGATGGCGGACCGCGTCTGCATCGACACCGGATCGCTGATGGACGACAGCGAGGGGATGCTCGTCGGCTCGATGTCGCGCGGGCTCTTCTTCGTCCACGCGGAGACCGCGGAGTCGCCGTACGTCGAGTCGCGCCCGTTCCGCGTGAACGCGGGCGCGGTCCACGCGTACGTCCGCAACCCCGAGGGCGGCACCAACTACCTCGCGGAGCTGTCGAGCGGCGACGAGGTCCAGGTCGTCGACACCGACGGGCACACCCGCGAGGCGGTGGTCGGTCGGGTGAAGATCGAGAAGCGCCCGATGTTCCGGATCCAGGCGGAGGTCGAGACCGACGACGGCACCGACCGCATCGAGACGCTCATCCAGAACGCCGAGACCGTGAAGATCGCCACGAGCGAGGGGCGGAAGGCGGTCACTGAGGTGGAGCCTGGCGACGAGGCGCTCGTCTTCTACGAGGACGTGGCGCGCCACTTCGGCGAGGCTGTCGAAGAGAGCATCATCGAGAAGTAG
- the hflX gene encoding GTPase HflX, translating into MSGGAGNADGEAEAPTGSRRAVVAKRVDSGEADLAEISQLAAAAGYEVAGELTQTRTEDAAFMFGEGKVAELRDLVRRTDAEAVIVDNDVGPYQTFNIGGVLPEGVEVVDRFTLILEIFGQRANTRKAQLQVELAELRYELPRAEAKASLAKRDERPGFMGLGEYDESVERDIKRQISEIRDELESIAEKEEARREQRRDSGFELVALAGYTNAGKSTLMRRLADELAVDENDDRHRDLDTTAESQDMLFTTLGTTTRRAEMEKRDVLLTDTVGFISDLPHWLVESFESTLDSVYRADLVLLVVDASEPVAEMREKLVTSHDTLYERNEAPVVTVFNKVDRLAPGELAEKRAALSGVAPDPIAVSAKTGAGVAELRDRVEDELPDWERERLVLPVSDDAMSLVSWVHDHGYVAEETYAGDQVTVEFEAKPSIVARARAKAAELAPAESA; encoded by the coding sequence ATGAGCGGGGGCGCCGGGAACGCGGACGGCGAGGCCGAGGCGCCGACCGGCAGCCGCCGCGCGGTCGTCGCGAAGCGCGTCGACTCGGGCGAGGCCGACCTCGCGGAGATATCGCAGCTCGCGGCCGCCGCGGGGTACGAGGTGGCGGGCGAGCTCACTCAGACGCGCACCGAGGACGCCGCGTTCATGTTCGGCGAGGGGAAGGTCGCCGAGCTTCGCGACCTGGTCCGCCGGACCGACGCCGAGGCGGTCATCGTCGACAACGACGTGGGGCCGTACCAGACGTTCAACATCGGCGGAGTGCTCCCCGAGGGCGTCGAGGTCGTCGACCGGTTCACGCTCATCCTGGAGATATTCGGCCAGCGCGCCAACACCCGGAAGGCGCAGCTCCAGGTCGAGCTCGCGGAGCTCCGCTACGAGCTGCCGCGCGCGGAGGCGAAGGCGAGCCTCGCGAAGCGCGACGAGCGGCCCGGGTTCATGGGGCTCGGCGAGTACGACGAGAGCGTCGAGCGCGATATTAAACGGCAGATATCGGAGATCCGCGACGAGCTCGAATCGATCGCGGAGAAGGAGGAGGCGCGCCGCGAGCAGCGCCGCGACTCCGGCTTCGAGCTGGTCGCGCTCGCCGGGTACACCAACGCGGGCAAGTCGACGCTGATGCGCCGGCTCGCCGACGAGCTGGCGGTCGACGAGAACGACGACCGACACCGCGACCTCGACACCACCGCCGAGTCGCAGGACATGCTGTTCACGACGCTCGGCACCACGACCCGCCGGGCCGAGATGGAGAAGCGCGACGTGCTCCTCACCGACACGGTCGGGTTCATCTCGGACCTCCCCCACTGGCTGGTCGAGTCGTTCGAGTCGACGCTCGACTCCGTCTACCGGGCCGACCTCGTGCTGCTCGTCGTGGACGCGAGCGAGCCGGTCGCGGAGATGCGCGAGAAGCTCGTCACGAGCCACGACACCCTCTACGAGCGCAACGAGGCGCCGGTCGTCACCGTGTTCAACAAGGTCGACCGGCTGGCGCCCGGCGAGCTGGCGGAGAAGCGCGCCGCGCTCTCGGGCGTGGCGCCGGACCCGATCGCCGTCTCGGCGAAGACGGGCGCCGGCGTCGCCGAGCTGCGGGACCGCGTCGAGGACGAACTGCCGGACTGGGAGCGCGAGCGGCTCGTGCTCCCCGTCTCCGACGACGCGATGAGCCTCGTCTCGTGGGTCCACGACCACGGGTACGTCGCCGAGGAGACGTACGCGGGCGACCAGGTGACGGTCGAATTCGAGGCGAAGCCGTCGATCGTCGCCCGCGCCCGGGCGAAGGCGGCCGAGCTCGCGCCCGCCGAATCGGCGTAA
- a CDS encoding CPBP family intramembrane glutamic endopeptidase, with product MASTPRFSLRARFGVALLAGLPGVAALVWYVYRTTPPTAVPPGLSRPLLALLTAVNPLLLLVVACLIGAYAAPRVGLRSHLLDRAGGDARALGWVRGEAGLAVAVGVVGSLLVIALDVALAPLVARDLPRSAIGAGQPTVVDVLAYAPVRFLYGGVTEELLLRFGLMSALALGGWVLAGRRGDAPGPRVMWAAIGVSAVLFGVGHLPALAQAVGLTPALVARTVLLNAVAGVAFGWLYWRRSLEAAMVAHAAFHVPLVALSLVQVLS from the coding sequence ATGGCCTCGACACCCCGCTTCTCCCTCCGCGCTCGGTTCGGCGTCGCGCTCCTGGCCGGCCTCCCCGGCGTCGCCGCGCTCGTGTGGTACGTCTACCGCACGACCCCGCCGACCGCCGTCCCGCCGGGGCTGTCCCGCCCGCTCCTCGCCCTCCTCACCGCGGTCAACCCGCTCCTGCTGCTCGTCGTCGCGTGTCTGATCGGCGCCTACGCGGCCCCGCGGGTCGGCCTGCGCTCGCACCTCCTCGACCGCGCGGGCGGCGACGCTCGGGCGCTCGGATGGGTCCGCGGCGAGGCCGGGCTCGCCGTCGCGGTCGGCGTCGTCGGGAGCCTGCTCGTGATCGCGCTCGACGTCGCGCTGGCGCCGCTCGTCGCGCGCGACCTGCCGAGGTCGGCGATCGGCGCGGGGCAGCCGACGGTCGTCGACGTGCTCGCGTACGCGCCGGTCCGGTTCCTCTACGGCGGGGTCACGGAGGAACTGCTGCTCCGGTTCGGGCTCATGTCCGCGCTCGCGCTCGGCGGGTGGGTCCTCGCCGGCCGCCGCGGCGACGCGCCCGGACCGAGAGTCATGTGGGCCGCGATCGGGGTCTCGGCGGTGCTGTTCGGCGTCGGTCACCTCCCGGCGCTGGCGCAGGCGGTGGGGCTGACGCCGGCGCTCGTCGCGCGAACGGTGCTGTTGAACGCGGTCGCCGGGGTCGCGTTCGGGTGGCTCTACTGGCGGCGCAGCCTCGAGGCGGCGATGGTCGCGCACGCGGCGTTCCACGTGCCGCTCGTGGCGCTGTCGCTGGTTCAGGTGCTCTCGTAA
- a CDS encoding DUF2209 family protein: protein MDISGRHEEDGEYLMVAAAVHARIDSSRIRSVEGMGFAAAREGPTLEATVALAAEAVGDLPTPPEGPVVAEGGEFYEEPADRVGLSFQPEFKYVESIGERETVQAAHHAAYAARDLLR, encoded by the coding sequence GTGGACATCAGCGGCCGCCACGAGGAGGACGGCGAGTACCTGATGGTCGCGGCCGCGGTCCACGCGCGGATCGACTCCTCGCGGATCCGGTCGGTCGAGGGGATGGGCTTCGCCGCGGCGCGCGAGGGGCCGACGCTGGAGGCGACCGTCGCGCTCGCCGCGGAGGCGGTCGGCGACCTCCCGACGCCGCCGGAGGGGCCGGTCGTCGCGGAAGGCGGCGAGTTCTACGAGGAGCCGGCGGACCGCGTCGGGCTGAGCTTCCAGCCCGAGTTTAAATACGTCGAGAGCATAGGCGAACGCGAGACAGTGCAGGCAGCACACCACGCCGCGTACGCCGCGCGCGACCTCCTCCGATGA
- the sfnG gene encoding dimethylsulfone monooxygenase SfnG — MDTEFAYWVPNVSGGLVVSDWEMDTDWTYEYNLDLARTAEDVGFEYALAQARFFGSYGADRQLEALSTANALAAQTETLHVIGAVHPGLWEPGPLANFIATADRISDGRFSINVVSGWFKGEFTGFGQSWLAHDERYARSEEFIEAMKALWTEERATYDGRFYTIGRDIDGFEGAPLEPKPVQEPYPQVFQGGNSQAARKMAARNADVLFINGGSLQEIRAVIEDVEEYAAEFGTEPPRFAANAFVIQRDTEAAAKETLEGIIENATDEAVEAFKEQVKQAGQSSAEGEGMWADSDVEDLVQYNDGFKTGLIGTDDQIVERIRKLDAIGIDIVLAGFLHYDEELERFGETIIPRVEEAEPLDVDDIDGGDEVEEIAGAQVAR, encoded by the coding sequence ATGGACACCGAGTTTGCCTACTGGGTACCGAACGTCAGCGGCGGACTGGTCGTCTCCGACTGGGAGATGGACACCGACTGGACGTACGAGTACAACCTCGACCTGGCGCGGACGGCGGAGGACGTCGGCTTCGAGTACGCGCTCGCGCAGGCCCGTTTCTTCGGGAGCTACGGGGCCGACCGTCAGTTGGAGGCGCTGTCGACCGCGAACGCGCTGGCGGCCCAGACCGAAACCCTCCACGTCATCGGCGCCGTCCACCCCGGCCTCTGGGAGCCCGGCCCGCTGGCGAACTTCATCGCGACCGCCGACCGCATCAGCGACGGCCGCTTCTCGATCAACGTCGTGTCCGGCTGGTTCAAAGGCGAGTTCACCGGGTTCGGCCAGTCGTGGCTCGCTCACGACGAGCGGTACGCCCGCTCCGAGGAGTTCATCGAGGCGATGAAGGCGCTGTGGACGGAGGAGCGTGCCACGTACGACGGTCGGTTCTACACGATCGGCCGCGACATCGACGGCTTCGAGGGGGCGCCGCTCGAGCCGAAGCCGGTCCAGGAGCCCTACCCGCAGGTGTTCCAGGGCGGCAACTCGCAGGCGGCCCGGAAGATGGCCGCGCGCAACGCCGACGTGCTGTTCATCAACGGCGGGAGCCTTCAGGAGATCCGCGCCGTGATCGAGGACGTCGAGGAGTACGCCGCGGAGTTCGGCACGGAGCCGCCGCGGTTCGCGGCGAACGCCTTCGTCATCCAGCGCGACACCGAGGCCGCGGCGAAGGAGACGCTGGAGGGGATCATCGAGAACGCGACCGACGAGGCGGTCGAGGCGTTCAAAGAACAGGTGAAACAGGCCGGGCAGTCGTCCGCCGAGGGCGAGGGGATGTGGGCCGACTCCGACGTGGAGGACCTGGTCCAGTACAACGACGGATTCAAGACCGGGCTCATCGGGACCGACGACCAGATCGTCGAGCGGATCCGGAAGCTCGACGCGATCGGGATCGACATCGTGCTCGCCGGGTTCCTCCACTACGACGAGGAACTGGAGCGGTTCGGCGAGACGATCATCCCGCGGGTCGAGGAGGCCGAGCCGCTCGACGTCGACGATATCGACGGGGGCGACGAGGTCGAAGAGATCGCCGGGGCGCAGGTGGCGCGGTGA
- a CDS encoding threonine aldolase family protein codes for MPDDDFIDLRSDTVTKPSAEMREAAATAEVGDDVYRDDPTVNELERRAAEAVGTEAALYVPSGTMANQIAVHAHTEPGQELLLERESHIYRWELAGAAKLSGVQTRTIDAGERCVPTPDAVREGLVDEDLHRPGTGLLSLENTHNYRGGVAVPVERIEDAAEVAREVDVPVHLDGARVFNAAVALGVDASEVVAPVDSVTFCLSKGLGAPVGSILAGDEAFVEDARRVRKLFGGGMRQAGMIAAPALRALENVDRLAEDHANAERLAAGLDALDGVDAPAPDTNIVVANTEAAGIPAESLYAACKEAGVGCVEFDDYATRFTTHLDVDEADVDEAIDRIAAVVDELRA; via the coding sequence ATGCCCGACGACGACTTCATCGACCTGCGGTCCGACACCGTCACGAAGCCCTCGGCCGAGATGCGCGAGGCGGCCGCGACCGCCGAGGTCGGCGACGACGTGTACCGCGACGACCCGACGGTCAACGAGCTCGAACGGCGCGCGGCCGAGGCGGTCGGCACCGAGGCCGCGCTGTACGTCCCCTCCGGGACGATGGCGAACCAGATCGCGGTCCACGCCCACACGGAGCCGGGCCAGGAGCTCCTCTTGGAGCGCGAGTCGCACATCTACCGCTGGGAGCTGGCCGGCGCCGCCAAGCTCTCCGGCGTCCAGACGCGGACGATCGACGCCGGCGAGCGCTGCGTCCCGACCCCGGACGCGGTCCGCGAGGGGCTCGTCGACGAGGACCTCCACCGCCCCGGAACGGGCCTGCTCTCCCTGGAGAACACCCACAACTACCGCGGCGGGGTCGCGGTCCCGGTCGAGCGGATCGAAGACGCGGCCGAGGTCGCCCGCGAGGTCGACGTGCCGGTCCACCTCGACGGCGCGCGCGTGTTCAACGCCGCGGTCGCGCTCGGCGTCGACGCGAGCGAGGTCGTCGCCCCCGTCGACAGCGTCACCTTCTGTCTCTCGAAGGGGCTCGGCGCGCCGGTCGGGTCGATCCTCGCCGGCGACGAGGCGTTCGTCGAGGACGCCCGCCGCGTCCGCAAGCTGTTCGGCGGCGGGATGCGCCAGGCGGGCATGATCGCCGCGCCCGCGCTCCGCGCGCTGGAGAACGTCGACCGCCTCGCCGAGGACCACGCCAACGCGGAGCGGCTCGCGGCCGGGCTGGACGCGCTCGACGGCGTCGACGCGCCCGCGCCCGACACCAACATCGTCGTCGCGAACACGGAGGCGGCCGGGATCCCGGCCGAGTCGCTCTACGCGGCCTGTAAGGAGGCGGGCGTCGGCTGCGTCGAGTTCGACGACTACGCGACGCGGTTCACCACCCACCTCGACGTCGACGAGGCGGACGTGGACGAGGCGATCGACCGGATCGCGGCCGTCGTCGACGAGCTGCGGGCGTAA
- a CDS encoding DUF2061 domain-containing protein, which produces MGTNVFAADAIHARRRAVVKTLCYRALMVTITVAVAWLVVGDVGQAASIGFVTNAVKTLTYYGYERLWDHIAWGVGPSG; this is translated from the coding sequence ATGGGAACGAACGTCTTCGCGGCGGACGCGATCCACGCCCGTCGCCGCGCGGTGGTCAAGACGCTGTGCTACCGGGCGCTGATGGTGACGATCACCGTCGCGGTCGCGTGGCTCGTCGTCGGCGACGTCGGTCAGGCGGCGAGCATCGGCTTCGTGACGAACGCGGTGAAGACGCTCACGTACTACGGCTACGAGCGCCTGTGGGACCACATCGCGTGGGGCGTGGGTCCGTCGGGCTGA
- a CDS encoding NADPH-dependent FMN reductase has translation MTDATTVLGIAGSVSSESKTRSAVETALEAAEAAGDAVETEVLHLAEYDLVTADGRGLDEYGGDTAAALERIVAADAYVVGTPVYRGSYSGALKNLLDMVPRGMWQADVAPFEDAAVGLVATGATDHHYLAVDQELRPVFAFFGAHVVGGAYASDDDFESREVTDEAVRARLETLGAATVDLTRAITESDALGSLGPQF, from the coding sequence GTGACCGACGCGACCACCGTCCTCGGGATCGCGGGCAGCGTCTCGTCCGAGTCGAAGACCCGCAGCGCGGTGGAGACCGCGCTCGAAGCGGCCGAAGCGGCGGGCGACGCGGTCGAGACCGAGGTGCTCCACCTCGCGGAGTACGACCTCGTCACCGCGGACGGACGCGGGCTCGACGAGTACGGAGGGGACACCGCGGCCGCGCTCGAACGGATCGTCGCGGCCGACGCGTACGTCGTCGGCACGCCGGTCTACCGCGGTTCCTACTCCGGAGCGCTGAAGAACCTGCTCGACATGGTCCCGCGCGGCATGTGGCAGGCCGATGTCGCGCCGTTCGAAGACGCCGCGGTCGGGCTCGTCGCCACCGGCGCGACGGATCACCACTACCTCGCGGTCGATCAGGAGCTCCGACCCGTCTTCGCCTTCTTCGGCGCGCACGTCGTCGGCGGTGCGTACGCGAGCGACGACGACTTCGAGTCCCGCGAGGTGACGGACGAGGCCGTCCGCGCGCGGCTGGAGACCCTCGGGGCCGCGACCGTCGACCTCACGCGGGCGATAACTGAGAGCGACGCGCTCGGGTCGCTCGGCCCGCAGTTCTGA
- the acs gene encoding acetate--CoA ligase: protein MDDVGVDGWRAFGGADDDAVEPPAEFRDRAAASDPSVYERFEREGPEAWREAADLLTWDREYDAVLDDSEPPFYEWFTGGKLNASANCVDRHLDDRRNQLAIRWFGKRGERRSYTYLDLHREVNALAAGLRDLGVEEDDVVTLYLPMIPELPIAMLACARIGAPHNVVFAGLSAEALGTRIDAADSEYLITCDGYYRREDAFNQKSKADNARIRAESELSAAVVVDRLGDELAVSLGDDEHEYDALVAAHDGETVEPVARDATDLLFVMYTSGTTGRPKGVEHATGGYLAHVAWTTRTVLDVRPDDTYWCAADIGWITGHSYGVYGPLATGTTTVLYEGSPDYPDRDRVWDLIERNAVSVFYTSPTAIRSFMKWGAEYPESHDLSSIRLLGTVGESITPKAWRWYREHVGGGDAPVVDTWWQTETGAIALATLPGVTPMKPGKVGPPLPGIDARVVDEDGDPVDPGESGYLTIASPWPGMLRGLREGDERYLREYWLNGEDGWRYRTGDGATVDEDGYVTILGRVDDVINVRAQRFNTGELEAAIVDAEGVTEAAVVGDDDGRIVAYVTTKSGVEPGERLRDAIADRLASAVGDVARPDRIVFTPELPKTRSGKIMRRLLEDIARGEEFGDVSALRNPEVVGEIESTVRETRN, encoded by the coding sequence ATGGACGACGTCGGAGTCGACGGGTGGCGGGCGTTCGGGGGTGCTGACGACGACGCCGTCGAGCCGCCGGCGGAATTTCGCGATCGGGCCGCGGCGAGCGACCCCTCGGTGTACGAGCGGTTCGAGCGAGAGGGCCCCGAGGCGTGGCGCGAGGCGGCCGACCTCCTGACGTGGGACCGGGAGTACGACGCCGTCCTCGACGACTCCGAGCCGCCCTTCTACGAGTGGTTCACCGGCGGGAAGCTGAACGCGTCGGCGAACTGCGTCGACCGCCACCTCGACGACCGCCGGAACCAGCTCGCGATCCGCTGGTTCGGGAAGCGGGGCGAGCGGCGGTCGTACACCTACCTCGACCTCCACCGCGAGGTGAACGCGCTCGCGGCCGGCCTCCGCGACCTCGGCGTCGAGGAGGACGACGTGGTCACGCTGTACCTGCCGATGATCCCGGAGCTCCCGATCGCGATGCTGGCGTGCGCGCGCATCGGCGCGCCGCACAACGTCGTCTTCGCGGGGCTGTCCGCGGAGGCGCTCGGGACGCGGATCGACGCCGCCGACTCCGAGTACCTGATCACCTGCGACGGCTACTACCGCCGCGAGGACGCCTTCAACCAGAAGTCGAAGGCGGACAACGCCCGGATCCGCGCCGAGAGCGAGCTGTCGGCCGCGGTCGTGGTCGACCGCCTCGGCGACGAACTCGCCGTCTCGCTGGGCGACGACGAGCACGAGTACGACGCGCTGGTGGCGGCTCACGACGGCGAGACGGTCGAGCCCGTCGCCCGCGACGCGACCGACCTGCTGTTCGTGATGTACACCTCGGGCACGACCGGGCGGCCGAAGGGGGTCGAGCACGCGACGGGCGGGTACCTCGCGCACGTCGCGTGGACGACGCGGACGGTCCTGGACGTGCGGCCCGACGACACCTACTGGTGCGCGGCCGACATCGGCTGGATCACGGGCCACTCCTACGGGGTGTACGGCCCCCTCGCGACCGGGACGACCACCGTGCTGTACGAGGGGTCGCCCGACTACCCGGACCGGGACCGCGTCTGGGACCTGATCGAGCGCAACGCGGTGAGCGTCTTCTACACCTCGCCGACCGCGATCCGGTCGTTCATGAAGTGGGGCGCGGAGTACCCCGAGTCCCACGACCTCTCGTCGATCCGCCTGCTCGGCACGGTCGGCGAGTCGATCACGCCGAAGGCGTGGCGCTGGTACCGCGAGCACGTCGGCGGCGGGGACGCGCCGGTCGTCGACACGTGGTGGCAGACCGAGACCGGCGCCATCGCGCTCGCCACGCTGCCCGGGGTCACGCCCATGAAGCCGGGGAAGGTCGGGCCGCCGCTGCCCGGGATCGACGCCCGCGTCGTCGACGAGGACGGCGACCCGGTCGACCCCGGCGAGTCGGGCTACCTCACCATCGCCTCGCCGTGGCCCGGCATGCTGCGCGGGCTCCGCGAGGGCGACGAGCGCTACCTGCGCGAGTACTGGCTGAACGGCGAGGACGGCTGGCGCTACCGCACCGGCGACGGCGCGACCGTCGACGAGGACGGCTACGTCACGATCCTCGGGCGCGTCGACGACGTGATCAACGTCCGGGCGCAGCGGTTCAACACGGGCGAGCTCGAGGCCGCCATCGTCGACGCCGAGGGCGTGACCGAGGCGGCGGTCGTCGGCGACGACGACGGCCGGATCGTCGCGTACGTGACGACGAAGAGCGGCGTCGAGCCCGGCGAGCGCCTGCGCGACGCCATCGCGGACCGGCTGGCGAGCGCCGTCGGCGACGTGGCCCGCCCCGACCGGATCGTGTTCACCCCGGAGCTTCCCAAGACGCGCTCCGGGAAGATCATGCGGCGGCTGCTGGAGGACATCGCCCGCGGCGAGGAGTTCGGCGACGTGAGCGCGCTCCGCAATCCCGAGGTCGTCGGCGAGATCGAGTCGACCGTCCGAGAAACGAGAAACTGA
- a CDS encoding carboxypeptidase M32, giving the protein MATEAAPDDAANAPDAYDALLDRVERWNAVGSASGVLGWDQQVMMPEGGTPARSKQLSALSSVHHDMVTDDETGELLDELDDADLTDEQAAVVREVRREYERADAVPVELVEEISETGSEALQAWEEAKAEDDFDEFAPYLEKHVELKREYAEHIDPDRDPYEVLFEEFEPCLSMERAESILTELREALVPMIEDIRESDVELAVDTFEGIFSEDEQEALSRAALELVGYDFDRGRLDVSSHPFTSGNQFDCRVTTRFDEEDPLGAVGSTIHEFGHAQYNLGLPQEHFGTPLGESRDLSVHESQSRLWENHVGRSEAFWEEFLPVFQEHFPQTEEASVRDAYEAFNQVYEDNLIRVEADELTYHLHIVIRFEIERDLIRGDLDVEDVPEVWNDKYEEYLGIRPDTDSEGCLQDIHWSHGNFGYFPTYSLGSVMAAQLFEAAEDDIDDLDAKIADGEFGDLHDWLGENVHRHGSRYETNELVKRATGDDFSADAFLDYVDEKYGELYGI; this is encoded by the coding sequence ATGGCAACGGAAGCCGCGCCAGACGACGCAGCGAACGCACCGGACGCCTACGACGCCCTCCTCGACCGCGTCGAGCGGTGGAACGCGGTCGGCAGCGCCTCCGGCGTCCTCGGCTGGGACCAGCAGGTGATGATGCCCGAGGGCGGCACGCCAGCGCGCTCGAAGCAGCTGTCGGCGCTCTCCTCCGTCCACCACGACATGGTCACCGACGACGAGACGGGCGAGCTGCTCGACGAGCTCGACGACGCCGACCTCACCGACGAGCAGGCGGCGGTCGTCCGCGAGGTCCGCCGCGAGTACGAGCGCGCCGACGCCGTCCCGGTCGAACTGGTCGAGGAGATATCCGAGACCGGCTCCGAGGCGCTCCAGGCGTGGGAGGAGGCGAAGGCCGAGGACGACTTCGATGAGTTCGCGCCGTACCTGGAGAAGCACGTCGAGCTGAAACGCGAGTACGCCGAGCACATCGACCCCGACCGCGACCCCTACGAGGTCCTCTTCGAGGAGTTCGAGCCGTGCCTCTCGATGGAGCGCGCCGAGTCGATCCTCACGGAGCTCCGCGAGGCGCTCGTCCCGATGATCGAGGACATCCGCGAGTCCGACGTGGAGCTCGCGGTCGACACCTTCGAGGGCATCTTCTCGGAGGACGAGCAGGAGGCGCTCTCCCGCGCCGCGCTCGAACTCGTCGGCTACGACTTCGACCGCGGCCGCCTCGACGTCTCCTCGCACCCGTTCACGTCGGGCAACCAGTTCGACTGCCGCGTGACGACCCGGTTCGACGAGGAGGACCCGCTCGGCGCGGTCGGCTCGACCATCCACGAGTTCGGCCACGCGCAGTACAACCTCGGGCTCCCGCAGGAGCACTTCGGCACGCCGCTGGGCGAGTCGCGCGACCTCTCGGTCCACGAGTCGCAGTCGCGCCTCTGGGAGAACCACGTCGGGCGCAGCGAGGCGTTCTGGGAGGAGTTCCTCCCGGTCTTCCAGGAGCACTTCCCGCAGACCGAGGAGGCCAGCGTTCGGGACGCGTACGAGGCGTTCAACCAAGTGTACGAGGACAACCTCATCCGCGTCGAGGCCGACGAGCTCACCTACCACCTCCACATCGTGATCCGGTTCGAGATCGAGCGCGACCTGATCCGCGGCGACCTCGACGTCGAGGACGTGCCCGAGGTCTGGAACGACAAGTATGAGGAGTACCTCGGCATCCGCCCCGACACCGACAGCGAGGGCTGCCTCCAGGACATCCACTGGAGCCACGGCAACTTCGGCTACTTCCCCACCTACTCGCTCGGCTCCGTGATGGCCGCCCAGCTCTTCGAGGCCGCCGAGGACGACATCGACGACCTCGACGCCAAGATCGCCGACGGCGAGTTCGGCGATCTCCACGACTGGCTCGGCGAGAACGTCCACCGACACGGCTCCCGCTACGAGACGAACGAGCTCGTGAAGCGCGCGACCGGCGACGACTTCTCGGCCGACGCCTTCCTCGACTACGTCGACGAGAAGTACGGCGAGCTGTACGGGATCTGA